One region of Solanum pennellii chromosome 6, SPENNV200 genomic DNA includes:
- the LOC107023031 gene encoding LOW QUALITY PROTEIN: potassium transporter 26-like (The sequence of the model RefSeq protein was modified relative to this genomic sequence to represent the inferred CDS: substituted 1 base at 1 genomic stop codon), translating into METYRTAIQAYHSPLKKAKEYPPMQTLLLAYQSLGVVYGDLATSPVNVFSSTRLTNLTEDDLLGTFSLIFWTLTLLVLVKYVFIVLHANDHGEGGTFALYSYLCRHINFQSKLSIHNVRMESDERMDFYSQESGSSLRSKTKKFLERNSAAQNVLTFVVLLGTCMVIGDGALTPATCVLSALQGIQSLSSKISQDHVVLMSVIMLIALFTFQRCGTSKVSFCFTPVMLLWFVTNVSVGIYNILEYYPSVLKAISPHYIVKFVSRNGKTAWNLLGAVFLSITGAEAMFADLGHFNKRAIQLAFSFVVYPSLVLSYAGETAYLVRYPENINNAYYSSLPKSVYWPMFVISTLAAVVASQSMISATFSIVKQSLALGCFPRVNIIHTSKHEGQIYSPEVNCILMILCVTLVLGFKGGVELANAYGVVVIWVMIITTFLTALVMLIIWKTNIILILAFFLPYIIIEGCFMTSLLNKIPQGGWVPFAISAFFLTIMLSWTYGRSKKKEYEADRKMSLPDLDQMLSRYSTYRAPGICFFFTDLGNGIPPIIHHYIQHTNSVXEILVIVTVRTLPIKTVLVEERYNVGKMGVEGVYRCLIQFGYKDSQSMEGDDFVTLMITKLKDQAESTNEIRKIDAAAEREPVFVLGRTILKANKGWFARFTIEYLYRFLQKNSRADISALQIPPDKTLQVGMLYEI; encoded by the exons ATGGAAACATACAGGACAGCTATCCAGGCATACCACTCTCCCTTAAAGAAAGCTAAG GAATATCCACCCATGCAGACCTTGTTGTTGGCTTACCAATCTCTTGGAGTTGTATATGGGGACCTTGCCACTTCTCCTGTCAATGTCTTTTCCTCTACTCGCTTGACAAATCTCACTGAAGATGATTTACTTGGGACATTCAGCCTAATCTTTTGGACTCTAACGTTGCTTGTGTTAGTCAAATATGTCTTCATCGTCCTCCATGCTAATGATCATGGAGAAGGCGGTACTTTTGCTCTCTATTCATATCTCTGTCGCCATATCAATTTCCAAAGCAAACTTAGTATCCACAACGTTAGGATGGAATCTGATGAGAGAATGGATTTTTACAGCCAAGAGAGTGGAAGTTCTCTGCGTTCAAAAACTAAGAAGTTCCTGGAGAGAAATTCCGCAGCTCAAAATGTTCTTACTTTTGTTGTTTTACTTGGAACTTGTATGGTCATTGGTGATGGAGCTCTCACTCCTGCTACTTGCG TTCTCTCAGCCCTGCAAGGAATTCAATCTCTCTCTTCCAAGATAAGTCAAG ATCATGTGGTTCTCATGTCTGTGATTATGTTGATTGCACTTTTCACTTTTCAACGCTGTGGAACAAGCAAAGTTAGCTTCTGCTTCACACCCGTAATGTTATTGTGGTTTGTTACCAATGTTTCAGTCGGTATCTACAATATTTTGGAGTACTATCCATCCGTTCTTAAAGCCATTTCTCCACACTACATAGTGAAATTTGTTTCAAGAAATGGAAAGACTGCTTGGAATCTTCTCGGTGCAGTATTTCTAAGCATTACAG GAGCGGAAGCCATGTTTGCTGATTTAGGTCATTTCAATAAAAGAGCAATTCAG TTGGCCTTTTCTTTTGTAGTTTATCCATCCCTAGTTCTCAGCTATGCCGGAGAAACGGCTTATCTAGTGAGGTATCCAGAGAATATCAACAACGCCTATTACAGTTCCCTACCAAAGTCTGTTTACTGGCCAATGTTTGTAATCTCAACTCTAGCTGCCGTGGTTGCTAGCCAGTCCATGATATCAGCAACTTTTTCCATTGTAAAGCAATCACTTGCTCTAGGATGCTTCCCTCGAGTAAACATTATACATACATCCAAGCATGAAGGACAAATCTATTCCCCAGAGGTAAACTGCATCCTCATGATTCTTTGTGTCACTCTCGTTCTTGGATTCAAAGGAGGTGTTGAACTAGCAAATGCCTACG GGGTGGTGGTCATCTGGGTCATGATCATAACAACATTCTTGACAGCATTAGTGATGCTAATCATATGGAAGACAAATATCATTCTTATTCTGGCATTTTTCTTGCCTTACATAATAATTGAAGGTTGTTTCATGACATCTTTGCTCAATAAAATACCACAAGGAGGATGGGTGCCATTTGCTATTTCTGCTTTCTTCTTGACTATCATGCTATCTTGGACATATGGAAGAAGtaagaaaaaagaatatgaagcaGATAGAAAGATGAGTTTACCTGATCTAGACCAAATGCTATCAAGATATAGTACATACCGAGCTCCAGGAATTTGCTTCTTTTTCACTGATCTTGGAAATGGCATTCCACCCATAATCCATCATTACATTCAGCACACAAATTCTGTTTGAGAAATCCTGGTAATTGTCACTGTTAGAACTCTTCCTATCAAAACCGTCCTGGTGGAGGAACGTTACAATGTGGGGAAGATGGGAGTTGAAGGAGTTTATCGGTGTTTGATTCAGTTTGGATATAAGGATTCTCAAAGCATGGAAGGAGATGACTTTGTTACTTTAATGATCACAAAACTCAAAGACCAAGCTGAGTCTACTAATGAAATACGAAAAATAGATGCAGCTGCTGAAAGAGAACCTGTTTTTGTGTTAGGAAGAACCATTCTCAAAGCAAATAAAGGTTGGTTTGCTCGCTTCACTATAGAGTACTTGTACAGGTTTCTTCAGAAGAATAGCAGGGCAGATATTTCTGCACTTCAAATTCCACCAGATAAAACACTTCAAGTTGGTATGCTTTATGAAATCTAA